A genome region from Sardina pilchardus chromosome 22, fSarPil1.1, whole genome shotgun sequence includes the following:
- the LOC134070137 gene encoding kelch repeat and BTB domain-containing protein 13, with protein sequence MEPPLATCPGPGADTVPHFGASGLGEGEELAGPLKVRVEGCVFIVERTLLAGSCAYFRALFRSGMRDSRTDELYLQGGLHPAGFLVALAVVRGERPPIPDADRLLEAVECAAFLQVEALESHLTDILDTDNCLLLCQAAATYGLHKLFSSAATFIRDSYRDLKWAAEESLHPDILSYIDSLTPASFIALGTHTPSMEILQDSYRTVCHLDEEQGVWKFLTDLPVPASTSMAGVAVLDGRLYVIGGVVGVSKVSVDAGFCYDSQTNSWTDIPGPAQSRYDFTLLGLEGKLYAIAGEHSRQIMSSAETFDVASGTWSFIKHTPRPVAGAAGAVCRRRIFVCFWKPPDISDIYEYVPATDEWTLVTTMVHHQSYGHCMVAHRDNLYVMRNGHGDDFLRCLIDCYSITTGQWSTLPGHYMNSKGALFSSVVRGDSAFTVNRATTVEFNVSMQGWRQVRQMTGFPKSGSLWTCLLRLPRKGLPEEPPKPGNVEENDEQEVKENGLEC encoded by the coding sequence ATGGAGCCCCCCCTCGCCACCTGCCCGGGACCCGGGGCTGACACCGTGCCCCACTTTGGAGCCTCGggactgggggagggggaagagctGGCAGGGCCCTTGAAGGTACGTGTGGAGGGCTGTGTTTTCATCGTAGAGCGAACTCTGCTAGCAGGTAGCTGCGCGTACTTCCGGGCACTGTTTCGCTCGGGAATGCGGGACAGCCGCACAGATGAGCTTTACCTGCAAGGTGGGCTGCATCCGGCGGGGTTCCTGGTGGCTCTGGCCGTGGTGAGAGGAGAGCGGCCCCCCATCCCGGATGCTGATCGGCTCCTGGAGGCTGTGGAGTGCGCCGCGTTCCTCCAGGTGGAGGCGCTAGAGAGTCACCTGACTGACATATTGGACACTGACAACTGCTTGCTGCTGTGCCAAGCGGCAGCGACATATGGCTTACACAAGCTGTTTTCGAGCGCCGCCACTTTCATTCGCGATTCCTACCGTGACCTGAAGTGGGCGGCAGAGGAGTCCCTGCACCCAGACATCCTCAGCTACATTGACTCGCTCACGCCAGCCTCCTTCATAGCCTTGGGCACTCACACGCCCTCTATGGAGATCCTGCAGGACTCTTACCGCACCGTGTGCCACCTGGACGAGGAGCAAGGCGTCTGGAAGTTCCTGACCGACCTGCCGGTACCCGCCAGCACCTCCATGGCCGGCGTGGCCGTTCTGGACGGACGACTGTACGTGATCGGAGGTGTGGTGGGGGTCAGCAAAGTGTCGGTGGACGCTGGTTTCTGCTACGACTCGCAAACAAACTCCTGGACCGACATACCGGGTCCAGCTCAATCTCGCTACGACTTCACGCTCCTCGGCCTGGAGGGTAAGTTGTACGCGATAGCAGGTGAGCACTCCAGGCAGATCATGTCCTCTGCCGAGACCTTCGACGTGGCGTCGGGGACCTGGTCTTTCATAAAGCACACGCCGAGACCCGTGGCGGGGGCCGCGGGGGCCGTATGCCGGCGCAGGATCTTCGTGTGCTTCTGGAAGCCTCCGGACATCTCCGACATCTACGAGTACGTGCCCGCCACGGACGAGTGGACGCTGGTCACCACCATGGTGCACCACCAGAGCTACGGCCACTGCATGGTGGCGCACCGGGACAACCTGTACGTCATGCGCAACGGCCACGGCGACGACTTCCTGCGCTGCCTCATCGACTGCTACAGCATCACCACGGGCCAGTGGAGCACGCTGCCGGGACACTACATGAACAGCAAGGGGGCGCTGTTCTCCTCCGTGGTCAGGGGAGACTCGGCCTTCACGGTCAACCGAGCCACCACCGTCGAGTTTAACGTTAGCATGCAAGGGTGGAGGCAAGTAAGGCAGATGACCGGTTTCCCGAAGAGCGGATCGCTATGGACTTGTCTACTCCGACTGCCCAGGAAGGGATTACCAGAGGAGCCTCCGAAACCAGGGAACGTGGAGGAAAACGATGAACAAGAAGTAAAAGAGAATGGTCTTGAGTGTTAG